In one window of Streptomyces sp. FXJ1.172 DNA:
- a CDS encoding fatty acid desaturase family protein produces the protein MTTHTPRRRPPPPAGGSDFARLSKKIAEAGLMNRRPGYYTVRSIVVAVAYAGGWSAFVLIGAGWWTLALAAFLAVMFGQVALLAHDVAHRQVFRRRRPSETAGRIAGAAIGMGYGWWQDKHTRHHANPNHEDLDPDIAPDLLVWSQDQARAATGLPRIIGRRQAFLFFPLLLLEGVNLHVSSARALGNRTLKNRALDGTLLYGHTAAYLTALFLVLPPGMAIAFLAVNQGLFGLYLGCLFAPNHKGMPTLTGNDRPDFLRRQVLTARNVRGSWLTDLALGGLNHQIEHHLFPSMPSPHLRRARPIVRHYCQDLGVDYLETGLIASYRQALASLHRAGAPLRRARISSARA, from the coding sequence ATGACCACGCATACCCCGCGCCGTCGCCCGCCTCCCCCCGCAGGTGGCAGTGATTTCGCCCGCCTGTCGAAGAAGATCGCCGAGGCCGGCCTGATGAACCGGCGCCCCGGCTACTACACCGTCCGGTCCATCGTCGTGGCCGTCGCCTACGCCGGGGGCTGGAGCGCGTTCGTCCTCATCGGCGCCGGGTGGTGGACCCTGGCGCTCGCCGCGTTCCTCGCCGTGATGTTCGGGCAGGTGGCTCTGCTCGCCCACGACGTCGCGCACCGCCAGGTCTTCCGCCGGCGCCGGCCCAGCGAGACGGCCGGCCGCATCGCCGGGGCCGCGATCGGGATGGGCTACGGATGGTGGCAGGACAAACACACCCGCCACCACGCCAACCCCAACCACGAGGACCTCGACCCCGACATCGCCCCGGACCTGCTGGTGTGGTCCCAGGACCAGGCCCGCGCCGCGACCGGACTGCCGAGGATCATCGGCCGTCGGCAGGCATTCCTCTTCTTTCCCCTGCTCCTGCTCGAAGGGGTCAACCTTCATGTCTCCAGCGCGCGCGCACTGGGCAACCGCACCCTGAAGAACCGCGCCCTGGACGGCACGCTGCTCTACGGGCACACCGCCGCCTACCTGACCGCACTGTTCCTCGTCCTCCCACCCGGCATGGCGATCGCGTTCCTGGCCGTCAACCAGGGCCTGTTCGGCCTCTACCTCGGCTGCCTCTTCGCCCCCAACCACAAGGGCATGCCGACCCTGACCGGCAACGACCGCCCCGACTTCCTGCGCCGGCAGGTCCTCACCGCACGCAACGTACGCGGCAGCTGGCTCACCGACCTCGCCCTGGGCGGCCTGAACCACCAGATCGAACACCACCTGTTCCCCAGCATGCCCAGCCCCCACTTGCGCAGGGCCCGGCCCATCGTCCGCCACTACTGCCAGGACTTGGGAGTCGACTATCTGGAAACCGGACTGATCGCCTCCTACCGGCAAGCACTCGCCAGTCTCCACCGAGCAGGAGCGCCACTGCGGCGAGCCCGTATCAGCAGCGCCCGAGCATGA
- a CDS encoding Asp23/Gls24 family envelope stress response protein: MKTRPGSPGEGSGPPAPAAGLPPPAERGATVIPDRVVARIAAQAARAAQSRRAAVPPDRGGPAAPHASAAVRTGSVRLHLTMDLPYPTDIPRVCERIQRDVAERVAQLTGLRVGEVLLTVRRLVTATDSSRGRVR; the protein is encoded by the coding sequence GTGAAGACCCGGCCCGGTTCCCCCGGCGAGGGGTCGGGCCCGCCGGCACCGGCCGCCGGGCTGCCGCCCCCGGCCGAGCGGGGCGCCACCGTCATCCCGGACAGGGTGGTCGCCCGTATCGCCGCACAGGCCGCGCGCGCGGCGCAGTCGCGGCGCGCCGCCGTACCGCCCGATCGGGGCGGACCTGCGGCACCCCACGCCTCCGCCGCCGTCCGTACCGGATCGGTGCGCCTGCATCTGACCATGGACCTGCCCTACCCCACCGACATCCCCCGTGTCTGCGAGCGGATCCAGCGGGACGTCGCCGAACGGGTCGCCCAGCTGACCGGGCTGCGAGTGGGAGAGGTCCTCCTCACCGTCCGGCGGCTGGTGACCGCCACCGACTCGAGCCGGGGGCGGGTCCGGTGA
- a CDS encoding magnesium transporter CorA family protein produces the protein MVTRTRLYHDGTLVLEDFPVSDVPAHLADPASVLWLDLHRPGAAELTMLGQEFGIHELALEDAAHHGQRPKLDRYRTHEFLSAYAVTVSPDGAQLTYSEIAVFLTSQAMITVRKDDGLDIEDVVARWDESPDLAGHGVGFLLHGLLDHLVDGHFAAVQQLDDSIEDLEGLLFAAGRREIEAVQRRVFALRKSLVQLRRVVLPMREVVNTLMRPGLHLINDPLAPYYQDVYDHVLRATEWTESLRDLVASVMETNLSVQANSMNLIMKKVTSWAAIIAVPTAITGYYGQNLPYPGFGRQSGFITSAAVIVVLSAVLYLTFKRKDWL, from the coding sequence ATGGTGACGCGTACCCGGCTGTATCACGACGGCACTCTGGTCCTGGAGGACTTTCCCGTCAGTGACGTCCCTGCGCATCTCGCTGATCCGGCGTCGGTCCTGTGGCTGGACCTGCACCGGCCCGGAGCCGCTGAACTCACCATGCTCGGTCAGGAGTTCGGCATCCACGAACTGGCTCTGGAGGATGCCGCTCACCATGGACAGCGGCCGAAACTCGACCGCTATCGCACCCACGAGTTCCTCAGCGCCTACGCCGTGACCGTCAGCCCGGACGGTGCGCAACTGACGTACAGCGAGATCGCCGTATTCCTCACCAGCCAGGCCATGATCACAGTCCGCAAGGACGACGGCCTCGACATCGAGGACGTCGTCGCCCGCTGGGACGAGAGCCCGGACCTGGCCGGCCATGGCGTCGGATTCCTGCTGCACGGTCTGCTCGACCATCTCGTGGACGGACACTTCGCCGCGGTCCAGCAGTTGGACGACAGCATCGAGGACCTGGAGGGTCTGCTCTTCGCGGCCGGGCGCCGTGAGATCGAAGCCGTGCAGCGCCGCGTTTTCGCACTGCGTAAGTCGCTCGTCCAGCTGCGCCGCGTCGTGCTCCCGATGCGTGAGGTGGTCAACACCCTCATGCGCCCCGGCCTGCACCTGATCAACGACCCTCTCGCCCCGTACTACCAGGACGTCTACGACCACGTGCTGCGTGCCACCGAGTGGACGGAATCGCTGCGGGACCTGGTGGCCTCGGTCATGGAGACGAACCTCTCGGTCCAGGCCAACAGCATGAACCTGATCATGAAGAAGGTGACGAGCTGGGCCGCGATCATCGCCGTACCCACCGCGATCACCGGCTATTACGGCCAGAATCTTCCCTACCCCGGTTTCGGCCGGCAGTCCGGATTCATCACATCGGCAGCCGTCATCGTGGTCCTGTCCGCAGTGCTGTATCTGACGTTCAAGCGCAAGGACTGGCTCTGA
- a CDS encoding RNA polymerase sigma factor, whose product MIERTASPRLGCDLPDRLLAVRAAEGDEDSFAVLVQRHSRSLLTLARCMLGNPQDAEEAVQDAFVSAWRHLPEYRHRAEFHTWMYRITVNRCQTMCHRRPPPVPLDTVAEPAAGDAWSQPARTAEQDAAMAALFRALAELDAGQRVCWILREVQGLPYKEIAHVTRTDEQTVRGRLFRARRSLQEAMGPWR is encoded by the coding sequence ATGATCGAACGCACTGCTTCCCCACGACTGGGGTGCGACCTGCCCGACCGCCTGCTGGCGGTACGGGCGGCCGAGGGAGACGAGGACTCCTTCGCCGTCCTCGTCCAGCGGCACAGCCGGTCCCTGCTGACCCTGGCCCGTTGCATGCTGGGCAACCCCCAGGACGCCGAAGAGGCCGTTCAGGACGCCTTCGTCAGCGCCTGGCGCCACCTGCCGGAATATCGCCACAGGGCGGAGTTCCACACCTGGATGTACCGGATCACCGTCAACCGCTGCCAGACCATGTGCCACCGCCGGCCGCCGCCCGTTCCCCTGGACACCGTCGCCGAACCCGCGGCCGGCGACGCGTGGAGCCAGCCCGCCCGGACCGCCGAGCAGGACGCGGCCATGGCCGCCCTGTTCCGCGCGCTCGCCGAGCTGGACGCCGGACAGCGGGTCTGCTGGATCCTGAGGGAGGTGCAGGGCCTGCCCTACAAGGAGATAGCGCACGTGACGCGTACCGACGAGCAGACGGTACGCGGCAGACTGTTCAGGGCACGCCGATCCCTGCAGGAGGCGATGGGCCCATGGCGCTAG
- a CDS encoding DUF5994 family protein: MDSTEGISHTGFHAGSFSARDETRGAAKAARRRVRIMSATLHQLLPHHEPVAAPAARLALKTDGPSRGLLDGAWWPRSRDLLSELPALTDVLDPLWGRITRIAVNPKYWPVIPHEIPVGGHVVKVGWFTPEIDPHKLLLLSYGTGRWDLLVIPPETETESAARLMAAASDYDGPPLTASALIAADETRHAVSAADRPLEPDEAGKHEEDGPASAAVPARTDRASRLVIGM; this comes from the coding sequence GTGGACAGCACCGAGGGCATTTCGCACACCGGCTTCCACGCCGGGTCGTTCTCGGCGAGAGACGAAACCCGGGGCGCCGCCAAGGCGGCCCGGAGACGGGTCCGCATCATGTCGGCGACCTTGCACCAACTCCTGCCACACCACGAGCCCGTCGCAGCCCCGGCCGCGCGTCTCGCGCTGAAGACCGACGGCCCGTCGCGCGGCCTCCTGGACGGTGCCTGGTGGCCCCGCTCCCGGGACCTGCTGAGCGAGCTGCCCGCACTGACCGATGTGCTGGACCCTCTGTGGGGCCGCATCACCCGCATCGCCGTCAACCCGAAGTACTGGCCGGTCATCCCGCACGAGATCCCCGTGGGCGGTCATGTCGTCAAGGTCGGATGGTTCACCCCGGAGATCGACCCGCACAAGCTGCTGCTGCTCTCCTACGGCACCGGCCGCTGGGACCTGCTGGTCATCCCGCCCGAGACCGAGACGGAGTCGGCGGCCCGCCTGATGGCGGCCGCGTCCGACTACGACGGCCCACCGCTGACCGCAAGCGCTCTCATCGCCGCGGACGAGACCCGGCACGCCGTCTCCGCCGCCGACCGGCCACTCGAACCGGACGAGGCAGGGAAGCACGAGGAGGACGGCCCCGCCTCAGCGGCCGTTCCGGCACGGACGGATCGCGCCAGTCGCCTGGTCATCGGCATGTGA
- a CDS encoding DUF5994 family protein, whose amino-acid sequence MADSDTPDLPRLLPDAVHRSVHPGTALLRLETTHAREGILDGAWWPRSRDIGAELPSLISALTEHLGPVTRVGLDGSAWDELPTRVMVDDRVVHIDSFPVGDDTVLITRGEGDLFSLLLVPPDTSPDAARAAMARAVRADNVTEARQILIDTGGGMPPAPA is encoded by the coding sequence ATGGCTGACTCAGACACCCCCGACCTCCCCAGGCTCCTGCCGGACGCCGTCCACCGGTCGGTGCACCCCGGGACGGCCCTGCTGCGGCTGGAGACCACACACGCACGCGAGGGAATCCTGGACGGTGCCTGGTGGCCGCGGTCCCGGGACATCGGTGCGGAGCTGCCCTCGCTGATCTCCGCGTTGACCGAGCATCTCGGGCCTGTCACCCGGGTCGGTCTGGACGGCAGCGCCTGGGACGAACTGCCGACCCGGGTGATGGTCGACGACCGGGTCGTGCACATCGACTCCTTCCCGGTCGGTGACGACACCGTCCTCATCACCCGAGGCGAAGGGGACCTTTTCTCTCTGTTGCTGGTCCCTCCGGACACGTCGCCCGACGCGGCACGCGCCGCGATGGCCAGGGCCGTACGGGCCGACAACGTCACCGAGGCCAGGCAGATCCTCATTGATACGGGCGGCGGCATGCCTCCTGCGCCGGCCTGA
- a CDS encoding PP2C family protein-serine/threonine phosphatase → MTGGERQGPAEGSTRSERFGEEFLGVLLDQGHELPPHQLGPLVARQIGMLDGRETSLFLQDYGQVWLVPLPGDGLAAGEPQPIDGSDAGRAFREARPVEVSQARGVRVYLPLLDGGDQVGVMAVTLDHLHDDERRLLRRLASLVADMLVTKHGYTDLFFRLRRREPMSVAAEIQWSLLPPLAMSTPRVELAGMLEPAYDVAGDSFDYALNGDVLHVAMVDAMGHGLDAATMATVVIGAYRHARRISVGLSEIYTFMDRAVAEQFGPDHFVTAQMMRLNTATGRLQWVNAGHPAPVLIRGHRVVRRLEGPTTLPVGFGGHEPRISEVALTPGDRILCFTDGLIEERDVGGEEFGEEQLIGWVNRLEPAAQQIRTVARSLSHTLQRARGGITTDDATLLLIEWRGSATDDLALPE, encoded by the coding sequence ATGACGGGCGGTGAGCGGCAAGGACCCGCCGAAGGCTCCACCCGGTCGGAGCGCTTCGGAGAGGAGTTCCTGGGAGTCCTGCTGGACCAGGGGCACGAGTTGCCGCCGCACCAGCTCGGTCCGCTCGTCGCACGGCAGATCGGCATGCTCGACGGCCGCGAGACCTCGCTCTTCCTGCAGGACTACGGCCAGGTGTGGCTCGTCCCCCTGCCGGGCGACGGGCTGGCGGCCGGGGAACCGCAGCCGATCGACGGCTCCGACGCCGGACGCGCCTTCCGGGAGGCGCGTCCCGTCGAGGTTTCGCAGGCCCGGGGTGTGCGGGTCTACCTTCCCCTGCTGGACGGTGGAGACCAGGTGGGCGTGATGGCCGTCACCCTGGACCACCTCCACGACGACGAGCGACGGCTGCTGCGCAGGCTCGCCTCGCTCGTGGCCGACATGCTGGTGACCAAGCACGGTTACACCGATCTGTTCTTCCGGCTGCGCCGCAGAGAACCGATGAGTGTGGCGGCGGAGATCCAGTGGTCGCTGCTGCCGCCGCTGGCGATGTCCACGCCCCGAGTCGAGCTGGCCGGGATGCTGGAACCCGCCTACGACGTGGCCGGCGACAGCTTCGACTACGCCCTCAACGGCGATGTCCTGCATGTGGCCATGGTCGACGCGATGGGCCACGGACTGGATGCCGCCACGATGGCCACGGTGGTCATCGGAGCCTACCGGCATGCCCGGCGCATCAGCGTCGGCCTGTCGGAGATCTATACGTTCATGGACCGGGCCGTCGCCGAGCAGTTCGGCCCCGACCACTTCGTGACCGCTCAGATGATGCGGCTCAACACGGCCACGGGCAGGCTTCAGTGGGTCAACGCCGGACATCCCGCTCCTGTGCTGATCCGTGGACACCGTGTCGTACGACGGCTGGAGGGCCCGACGACGCTGCCCGTCGGCTTCGGCGGTCACGAGCCCCGGATCAGTGAAGTGGCTCTCACCCCCGGCGACCGGATCCTCTGCTTCACCGACGGACTGATAGAGGAGCGCGATGTCGGCGGTGAGGAATTCGGTGAGGAGCAGCTCATCGGGTGGGTGAACCGCCTCGAGCCCGCGGCGCAGCAGATCCGGACGGTGGCGCGCTCCCTCTCCCACACGCTGCAACGGGCACGGGGCGGGATCACGACGGACGATGCGACGCTCCTGCTGATCGAATGGCGCGGGAGCGCCACCGACGACCTCGCCCTCCCGGAGTGA
- a CDS encoding DUF6131 family protein, giving the protein MIILGVILLVVGFLTGLSILWTIGIILLVVGAILWILGAMGHAVAGRRHYW; this is encoded by the coding sequence ATGATCATCCTGGGCGTCATACTGCTCGTCGTCGGCTTCCTCACCGGCCTGTCCATCCTGTGGACCATCGGGATCATCCTGCTGGTCGTCGGAGCCATCCTGTGGATCCTCGGCGCGATGGGACACGCCGTCGCCGGTCGACGCCACTACTGGTAG
- a CDS encoding DUF6286 domain-containing protein, with amino-acid sequence MPLTREPDPPERDVSTSDLTAGERAGGHRTRRKWSARRITAALVAAVILVAAVATLVDVVAVRAGRPAAAWRRHLADELATRPVDDVWMLTGAAVAAAVGVWLIVLALTPGQRRWLPLRSPAGCPRLRAFLDRDGAAVLLRDAAMRVPGVGAAHVLVGRHRIKARADVRFREPRQVKDDLTAVLDEERDRLALARPPRIAVRTRRRTR; translated from the coding sequence GTGCCGCTGACGAGGGAGCCCGATCCTCCCGAACGCGACGTGTCCACCTCGGACCTCACAGCCGGTGAGCGCGCAGGGGGGCACCGAACCCGTCGCAAGTGGTCCGCGCGCCGCATCACGGCGGCGCTGGTCGCCGCGGTGATCCTCGTGGCCGCGGTCGCGACGCTCGTCGACGTCGTCGCCGTACGGGCGGGACGTCCGGCCGCGGCCTGGCGACGGCACCTGGCCGACGAACTGGCCACCCGCCCGGTGGACGACGTGTGGATGCTGACGGGGGCCGCCGTGGCCGCCGCCGTCGGCGTCTGGCTGATCGTCCTGGCCCTCACCCCCGGTCAGCGCCGTTGGCTGCCCCTGCGCTCACCCGCCGGCTGCCCGCGCTTGCGGGCCTTCCTGGACCGCGACGGAGCCGCCGTCCTGCTGCGCGACGCCGCCATGCGGGTCCCCGGAGTCGGCGCGGCGCACGTCCTGGTGGGCCGCCACCGCATCAAAGCCCGCGCGGACGTCCGCTTCCGCGAGCCCCGACAGGTGAAGGACGACCTCACCGCCGTCCTCGACGAGGAGCGCGACCGGCTCGCCCTCGCCCGTCCTCCCCGCATCGCCGTACGGACGCGGCGACGCACCCGCTGA
- a CDS encoding Asp23/Gls24 family envelope stress response protein has protein sequence MTDNITSVGGGSRPEAGVSALKGRTGAGAPAETRGRTTIADGVVAKIAGMAAREVPGIHSLGAGMARAFGAMRERVPGAGGGGAVTRGVKVEVGERQAAVDLDVVVEYGVSIVDVAGGVRTNVISAVERMTGLEVVEVNIAVDDVHLPDDEEQQTEPDEGRVR, from the coding sequence ATGACGGACAACATCACCAGCGTCGGCGGGGGCAGCCGGCCGGAAGCGGGCGTGAGCGCGCTCAAGGGCCGCACAGGGGCCGGGGCTCCGGCCGAGACACGGGGCAGGACCACCATCGCGGACGGTGTGGTGGCCAAGATCGCGGGCATGGCCGCCCGCGAGGTACCGGGCATCCACAGCCTGGGCGCCGGCATGGCCCGCGCCTTCGGAGCCATGCGGGAACGCGTCCCCGGCGCAGGCGGAGGCGGAGCGGTCACCCGCGGCGTCAAGGTCGAGGTCGGGGAACGGCAGGCCGCGGTGGACCTGGACGTCGTCGTCGAGTACGGCGTCTCCATCGTCGACGTCGCGGGCGGCGTACGCACCAATGTCATCAGCGCCGTGGAGCGGATGACGGGCCTGGAGGTCGTGGAGGTGAACATCGCCGTCGACGACGTCCACCTGCCCGACGACGAGGAGCAGCAGACCGAACCGGACGAGGGCCGCGTGAGATGA
- a CDS encoding DUF5994 family protein, protein MTATIPFTPAVGDRAPSSSPLRLTLAPAGAPPALIDGAWWPRSRNLTEQLPALVECLDPLWGRITRIAVSRTFWPVIPGEVPAHGHMVRVGWSNAGQDPHKLLLLSYTFGCWSLLVIPPETGPATAARLMATATDPSRSLPPSGLIREAERFRAAAEAAADSDSLREAVWDSEGGHDAPHPASRTPDGPVTRHVPTAAAGV, encoded by the coding sequence ATGACCGCGACCATTCCGTTCACACCCGCAGTCGGAGACCGGGCCCCTTCTTCGTCACCGCTCCGACTCACGCTGGCGCCGGCCGGTGCCCCTCCGGCCCTGATCGACGGTGCCTGGTGGCCCCGTTCGCGCAACCTGACGGAGCAGCTCCCGGCGCTCGTCGAATGTCTCGACCCGCTGTGGGGGCGGATTACCCGGATAGCGGTGAGCCGCACGTTCTGGCCAGTCATCCCGGGAGAAGTGCCCGCGCACGGCCACATGGTGCGCGTCGGCTGGTCCAACGCCGGGCAGGACCCGCACAAGCTGTTGCTGCTGTCCTATACGTTCGGCTGCTGGAGCCTGCTGGTGATCCCACCGGAGACAGGGCCGGCAACCGCGGCCCGGCTCATGGCCACGGCCACCGACCCGTCACGGAGCCTCCCGCCGAGCGGCCTGATCCGTGAGGCCGAACGTTTCCGGGCCGCGGCAGAGGCAGCGGCCGACTCGGACTCGCTCCGGGAGGCGGTCTGGGACTCCGAAGGCGGACACGACGCCCCCCACCCCGCCTCACGCACTCCTGACGGACCGGTCACCCGTCACGTGCCCACCGCGGCAGCAGGAGTGTGA
- a CDS encoding DUF5994 family protein, giving the protein MSVTIDRTTWGKRAPSLPARLSLTPAPGGLDGTWWPRSRALTRELPPLTAALGDLWGRITGIAVNPAHWPVIPCRVSIAGGTVHVGWSTEEQDPHRLTFFSANGRRDVLVIPPETGAEAAAQLMAGDAIEAPALEEAADRIDARIREKAWETDGGAGRAVVPAPAYRIGRPFARRSTEVREP; this is encoded by the coding sequence ATGTCCGTGACCATCGACCGTACGACATGGGGCAAGCGCGCGCCGTCGCTGCCGGCTCGCCTGTCCCTGACACCCGCGCCGGGCGGGCTGGACGGCACGTGGTGGCCTCGCTCCCGTGCCCTGACCCGTGAGCTGCCACCCTTGACAGCCGCCCTGGGCGATCTCTGGGGTCGCATCACGGGTATCGCGGTGAACCCGGCCCACTGGCCCGTCATCCCGTGTCGGGTGTCCATCGCCGGGGGTACGGTGCACGTGGGCTGGTCCACCGAGGAGCAGGATCCGCACAGACTGACCTTCTTCTCCGCCAATGGCCGCCGGGACGTCCTGGTGATTCCGCCGGAAACCGGTGCGGAGGCAGCCGCGCAGCTCATGGCGGGCGACGCCATCGAGGCCCCGGCACTGGAGGAAGCAGCAGACAGGATCGACGCCCGGATCAGGGAAAAAGCGTGGGAGACCGACGGCGGAGCCGGTCGGGCCGTCGTGCCTGCCCCGGCATATCGGATCGGCAGGCCCTTCGCCCGCCGTTCGACGGAGGTGAGAGAACCATGA
- a CDS encoding ATP-binding protein, producing the protein MTGWRVRDYTQDDLEAVIRVDMQSGTTEEPPLFPLSDAVTALQTRHPAVVATADDVLIGAAVSRVEGERAWILRICMAPGWRQRGLGSALITALEQRLFAAGVRAVHAALPEGETGATALRNCDFGARPGLVFFEKRGPVTPQSAGTLSSLGAELPPGGLWQKVAGMQREKQLIERRLVLPLAHPELAAQHGVELPRAVMLFGPPGTGKSTFAHAIASRLGWPFLELFPARLAAEYGLATGLNRRFDEIARLDHVLVFIDEVEEVAGERGGADATAVGVVNELLKAIVRFRSQDGRLLVCATNNVTTLDSAFLRHGRFDYVLPIGPPDHTARTALWESYLARAGARADSAVLASASEGFTPADIAHAARTVSQAQFERTFDTGTRTTPTTDDYLDTIRDTKPTVSAAMAQDFAQQTEKYARI; encoded by the coding sequence ATGACGGGTTGGCGGGTCAGGGACTACACCCAGGACGATCTCGAAGCGGTGATCCGTGTCGACATGCAGAGCGGCACGACCGAGGAGCCGCCGCTCTTCCCGCTCTCGGACGCCGTGACGGCCCTCCAGACCCGCCACCCGGCCGTGGTGGCCACGGCCGACGACGTGCTGATCGGCGCCGCGGTGAGCAGGGTGGAGGGCGAACGGGCATGGATCCTGCGCATCTGCATGGCGCCCGGCTGGCGGCAGCGCGGGCTGGGGAGTGCCCTGATCACCGCCCTTGAGCAACGGCTCTTCGCCGCCGGCGTCCGCGCGGTGCACGCCGCCCTGCCCGAAGGCGAGACCGGTGCCACCGCCCTGCGCAACTGCGACTTCGGCGCCCGCCCCGGGCTGGTCTTCTTCGAGAAACGCGGACCGGTGACCCCGCAGTCGGCCGGCACGCTGTCCTCGCTCGGAGCGGAGCTGCCGCCAGGGGGGCTCTGGCAGAAGGTCGCGGGCATGCAACGGGAGAAGCAGCTCATCGAGCGGCGCCTGGTCCTGCCGCTGGCCCATCCCGAACTGGCCGCCCAGCACGGAGTGGAACTGCCACGGGCGGTGATGCTGTTCGGCCCGCCCGGGACCGGCAAGAGCACGTTCGCGCACGCGATCGCCAGCCGCCTGGGATGGCCCTTCCTCGAACTGTTCCCCGCCCGTCTGGCCGCCGAGTACGGCCTGGCGACCGGGCTGAACCGGCGCTTCGACGAGATCGCCCGGCTCGACCACGTCCTCGTCTTCATCGACGAGGTCGAGGAGGTCGCCGGCGAACGCGGCGGCGCGGACGCGACCGCTGTCGGCGTCGTCAACGAACTGCTCAAGGCGATCGTCCGGTTCCGAAGCCAGGACGGACGGCTGCTCGTCTGCGCCACGAACAACGTGACCACGCTCGACTCCGCGTTCCTGCGGCACGGCCGCTTCGACTACGTGCTGCCGATCGGCCCTCCCGACCACACCGCCAGGACCGCGCTGTGGGAGAGCTACCTTGCCCGAGCGGGCGCACGGGCCGACAGCGCGGTACTCGCGTCCGCCAGCGAGGGGTTCACCCCCGCCGACATCGCCCACGCGGCGCGCACCGTCTCCCAGGCCCAGTTCGAGCGCACCTTCGACACCGGAACCCGGACCACCCCCACCACCGACGACTACCTGGACACGATCCGCGACACCAAGCCCACGGTCAGCGCCGCCATGGCCCAGGACTTCGCCCAGCAAACGGAAAAGTACGCCCGCATCTAG
- a CDS encoding slipin family protein: MQALIVLIVVIGLLAVLALALSVKVVKQYEKGVLFRFGRLVGTRSPGLRFIIPFVDALHRVSLRVVTMPIQSQGIITRDNVSVDVSAVAYFRVVDAVKSVVAVENVNAAINQIAQTTLRKVVGRHTLDETLSETDRINLDIRQILDVTTVDWGVQVTLVELKDIQLPDTMKRAMARQAEAEREKRAKIINAEGESLAAAALGDASDTMMAHPLALQLRNLQSLVEIGVDQNTTVVFPAPLMSTIGELGSFLARETAAAAPAAAAPPAGTGRTDKSLSPADSAPGTAA, from the coding sequence ATGCAAGCCCTGATCGTTCTCATCGTCGTGATCGGCCTTCTGGCCGTCCTGGCCCTCGCCCTGTCCGTGAAGGTCGTCAAGCAGTACGAGAAGGGAGTGCTGTTCCGCTTCGGCCGACTCGTCGGAACACGCTCCCCGGGGCTGCGGTTCATCATCCCGTTCGTCGACGCCCTGCACCGGGTGTCGCTGCGGGTCGTCACCATGCCGATCCAGTCCCAGGGCATCATCACCAGGGACAACGTGAGCGTGGACGTGTCGGCGGTCGCCTACTTCCGGGTCGTCGACGCCGTGAAGTCGGTCGTCGCCGTGGAGAACGTCAACGCGGCGATCAACCAGATCGCCCAGACCACCCTGCGGAAGGTCGTCGGCCGGCACACGCTCGACGAGACGCTGTCGGAGACGGACCGTATCAACCTGGACATCCGCCAGATCCTCGACGTCACCACCGTCGACTGGGGTGTGCAGGTCACGCTGGTCGAGCTCAAGGACATCCAGCTGCCCGACACCATGAAGCGCGCCATGGCCCGCCAGGCCGAGGCCGAGCGGGAGAAGCGAGCGAAGATCATCAACGCGGAGGGCGAGTCCCTGGCCGCAGCCGCGCTCGGCGACGCCTCGGACACCATGATGGCCCACCCTCTGGCGCTTCAACTGCGCAATCTCCAGAGCCTGGTGGAGATCGGTGTCGACCAGAACACCACCGTCGTCTTCCCGGCTCCCCTCATGAGCACGATCGGCGAGCTCGGCTCCTTCCTCGCCCGGGAAACCGCTGCCGCCGCACCCGCCGCGGCAGCGCCACCGGCCGGCACCGGCCGCACCGACAAGTCCCTCAGCCCGGCAGACAGCGCGCCCGGCACCGCGGCGTGA